A single window of Prionailurus viverrinus isolate Anna chromosome F1, UM_Priviv_1.0, whole genome shotgun sequence DNA harbors:
- the IL10 gene encoding interleukin-10 isoform X2 yields the protein MPSPALLCFLVFLAGVGASRHQSTLSEDNCTHFSVSLPHMLRELRAAFGKVKTFFQTKDELHSILLTRSLLEDFKGYLGCQALSEMIQFYLEEVMPQAENEDPDIKQHVNSLGEKLKTLRLRLRRCHRFLPCENKSKVVEQVKSTFSKLQEKGVYKAMGEFDIFINYIEAYMTMKMKI from the exons atgcccagcccagcacttctgTGTTTCCTGGTCTTCCTGGCCGGGGTAGGAGCCAGCCGACACCAGAGCACCCTGTCTGAGGACAACTGCACCCACTTCTCAGTCAGCCTGCCCCACATGCTCCGAGAGCTCCGAGCTGCCTTCGGCAAGGTGAAGACTTTCTTT CAAACCAAGGACGAGCTGCACAGCATATTGTTGACTAGGTCCTTGCTGGAGGACTTTAAG ggTTACCTGGGTTGCCAAGCCTTGTCCGAGATGATCCAGTTTTATTTGGAGGAGGTGATGCCCCAGGCTGAGAACGAGGACCCAGACATCAAACAGCACGTGAACTCCCTGGGAGAAAAGCTGAAGACCCTCCGGCTGAGACTGCGGCGCTGT CATCGATTTCTGCCCTGTGAAAACAAGAGCAAGGTGGTGGAGCAGGTGAAGAGTACCTTTAGTAAG CTCCAAGAGAAAGGTGTCTACAAAGCCATGGGTGAGTTTGACATCTTCATCAACTACATAGAAGCTTACATGACAATGAAGATGAAAATCTGA
- the IL10 gene encoding interleukin-10 isoform X1 — protein sequence MPSPALLCFLVFLAGVGASRHQSTLSEDNCTHFSVSLPHMLRELRAAFGKVKTFFQTKDELHSILLTRSLLEDFKGYLGCQALSEMIQFYLEEVMPQAENEDPDIKQHVNSLGEKLKTLRLRLRRCHRFLPCENKSKVVEQVKSTFSKVSGWQQKGFGERDLYPLPKSSGAEQAPSFSQRGCGNPTDGVTSPASEELPPWLYLFSVKCLWGFLNDCSPPLQAG from the exons atgcccagcccagcacttctgTGTTTCCTGGTCTTCCTGGCCGGGGTAGGAGCCAGCCGACACCAGAGCACCCTGTCTGAGGACAACTGCACCCACTTCTCAGTCAGCCTGCCCCACATGCTCCGAGAGCTCCGAGCTGCCTTCGGCAAGGTGAAGACTTTCTTT CAAACCAAGGACGAGCTGCACAGCATATTGTTGACTAGGTCCTTGCTGGAGGACTTTAAG ggTTACCTGGGTTGCCAAGCCTTGTCCGAGATGATCCAGTTTTATTTGGAGGAGGTGATGCCCCAGGCTGAGAACGAGGACCCAGACATCAAACAGCACGTGAACTCCCTGGGAGAAAAGCTGAAGACCCTCCGGCTGAGACTGCGGCGCTGT CATCGATTTCTGCCCTGTGAAAACAAGAGCAAGGTGGTGGAGCAGGTGAAGAGTACCTTTAGTAAGGTAAGTGGATGGCAGCAGAAAGGGTTTGGGGAACGTGACCTCTACCCACTCCCCAAGTCGTCAGGTGCTGAGCAGGCCCCGTCCTTCTCTCAAAGGGGGTGTGGGAACCCCACAGATGGTGTGACCTCCCCAGCCAGTGAGGAGCTGCCGCCTTggttatatttgttttctgtgaaGTGTCTTTGGGGGTTTCTAAATGACTGCTCCCCGCCTTTGCAGGCGGGTTGA